AAGCGCCTGTCGCGCGACCAGACCAACCAGGTGGTGCGCGCGTTCAGCTATTTCTCGCACCTGGCCAATATTGCCGAGGACCAGCACCACAACCGCCGCCGCCGCGTGCATGCGCTGGCCGGCTCGCCGCCGCAGGCCGGCAGCCTGCAGCACGCGCTGGAAAAGATCGATGCCGCCGGCGTTACCGGCAAGCAGCTGCGCAAGTTCCTGGACGAGGCGCTGATCGTGCCGGTGCTGACCGCGCACCCGACCGAAGTCCAGCGCAAGAGCATCCTCGACGCCGAACGCGAGATCGCCCGCCTGCTGGCCGAGCGCGACCTGCCGATGACCGCGCGCGAGCGCGATCACAACACCGCGCAGCTGCGCGCCAAGGTCACCACGCTGTGGCAGACCCGCATGCTGCGCGACGCGCGCCTGACGGTGGCCGACGAGATCGAGAACGCGCTGTCGTACTACCGCACCACCTTCCTGCGCGGCATCCCGCAGCTGATGAGCGAGCTGGAAGAAGACATCGCCGCGGTGTTCCCCGCCACGCGGCGGCGCAAGGGCGCCCCCGGCGACGCCAAGACGGCGCCGCTGTCGCCGTTCCTGCAGATGGGTTCCTGGATCGGCGGCGACCGCGACGGCAATCCCAACGTGACCGCCGAAACGCTGGAGCACGCCGCCGGCCAGCAGGCGCAGCTCATCCTGGACTGGTACCTGGAAGAAGTGCATGCGCTCGGCGCCGAGCTGTCGATGTCGATGCTGATGGTCGACGCCAGCCCGGAACTGCTGGCGCTGGCCGAGCGCTCGCCCGACCATTCCGAGCACCGCGCCGACGAACCGTACCGGCGCGCGCTGATCGGCATCTACGCCCGCCTGGCGGCCACCTGCAAGGCGCTGAGCGGCCATGCCGCGACCCGCCGCCCGGTGGCGCCGGCCGAGCCCTATGACAGCGCCGAGGCCTTCGGCGCCGACATCCAGGTCGTCATCGATTCCCTGCGCGCGCACCACGGCCAGGCGCTGGCCAGCCACCGCATCGACGCGCTCGCGCGCGCCATCGCCGTGTTTGGCTTCCACCTGGCCTCGGTCGACATGCGCCAGGTGTCGGACGTGCACGAGGCGGTCATCGCCGAACTGTTCGCCGCCGCCGGCATCGCCCCCGACTACGCCGCGCTGCCCGAGCAACGCAAGCTGGAACTGCTGCTGGCCGAACTGCGCCAGCCGCGCCTGCTGACGCTGCCGTGGCACGAGTACTCGGAGCAGACCCGCAAGGAACTGGCGATCTTTGCCGCCGCGCGCGAGCTGCGGGCGCGCTATGGCAAGCGCGTGGCGCGCAACTACATCATCTCGCACACCGAGACGCTGTCGGACCTGGTCGAGGTGATGCTGCTGCAGAAGGAATCGGGCATGCTGCGGGGCACGCTGGGCAGCAAGACCGACCCGGCGCGCATGGAACTGATGGTGATCCCGCTGTTCGAGACCATCGAAGACTTGCGCAACGCCGCCGGCATCATGCAGTCGCTGCTGGACCTGCCGGGCTTCGATGCCGTGCTCGCGCACCATGGGGTCGAGCAGGAAGTGATGCTCGGCTACTCGGATTCGAACAAGGACGGCGGCTTCCTGACGTCCAACTGGGAGCTGTACAAGGCCGAGCTGGCGCTGGTGCAGCTGTTCGAGCAGCGCAACGTCAAGCTGCGCCTGTTCCACGGCCGCGGCGGCACCGTCGGCCGCGGCGGCGGCCCGACCTACGACGCCATCCTGTCGCAGCCGCCGGGCACCGTGAACGGCCAGATCCGCCTGACCGAGCAGGGCGAGATCATCAACAGCAAGTTCGCCAACGCCGAGATCGGCCGGCGCAACCTGGAAACGGTGGTCGCCGCCACGCTAGAGGCCTCGCTGCTGCCGCAGCAGAACGCGCCGAAGGACCTGGACACCTTCGAGGCCGTCATGCAGCAGTTGTCGGACCGCGCCTTCACCGCTTATCGCGACCTGGTCTACGAGACCCCCGGCTTCAAGGACTACTTCTTCGCCACCACGCCGATCACCGAGATCGCCGACCTGAACCTCGGTTCGCGTCCGGCCTCGCGCAAGCTGATGGACAAGAAGAACCGCCGCATCGAAGACCTGCGCGCGATCCCATGGGGTTTCTCGTGGGGTCAATGCCGCCTGCTGCTGCCGGGCTGGTACGGCTTCGGCAGCGCGGTCCGCTCGCTGCTCGACAGCGCGCCGGATGACAAGGCGCGCAAGCAGGCCGTCACCACGCTGCGGCGCATGGTCAAGACCTGGCCGTTCTTCTCGACGCTGCTGTCCAACATGGACATGGTGCTGGCCAAGACCGACCTGGCGGTAGCCTCGCGCTACGCCCAGCTGTGCGACGACGCGGCGCTGCGCCGCAACGTGTTCAACCGCATCAGCAAGGAATGGCACCTGACCTGCGACATGCTGGCGCTGATCACCGGCCACCAGGAGCGGCTGGCGGACAACCCGCTGCTGGCGCGCTCGATCAAGAACCGCTTTGCGTATCTCGATCCGCTGAACCACTTGCAGGTGGAGCTGCTCAAGCGCTACCGGGCGGGCAAGGACGGCGATGATATCCGCGTACGGCGCGGGATCCACCTGACCATCAATGGGGTGGCGGCAGGATTGCGCAATACGGGCTGAGCGTCCCTGCTGCGCCCAAGAGGGCTGCCGGTTGGCTCCTCTCTCCCATTTGTGGGAGAGGGGTCGGGGGAGAGGGCAGGCGCTTGCCAGCATGACGCCGCCCGGATCGCCACTACCGGCTGCTGCGGAGATTTGAAACCCTGCAGCCCTGCCACCGCCTGCCCTCTCCCCCGCCCCTCTCCGCAAGCGGGAGAGGGAAGCAAACCCTCGGCAAGATTCGACAGCCGCCTCACCCCACAAACGCCCCCGGCACCGGATCCTCACCCAGCGCGTGCAGCAGCACCGCCCAATGCATCGCCTCATCGCCGAGGATGCTGCCGGCCGCGCGCGTCAGCTCGCGGTTGTAAAAGTTCGGCAGCACGCCAAGGTATGCCGAAGTGGCGCCCTTCTCCAGCCCGGCGGCAAAGCGCAGCACGTCGGCCTGCGTCTTCAGCTTGTCGGTCGGAAACTCATACGCCGACGCCTTCTTTGCCGTCACCGGCGTGCCGCCCAGCTTCGACACCGTCCCGGCCAGCACCTGCGCATGGGCCTTGTGGTGGTCCTGGAACTTGATCGCGGTGGCCAGCACCGGCTT
The window above is part of the Cupriavidus taiwanensis LMG 19424 genome. Proteins encoded here:
- the ppc gene encoding phosphoenolpyruvate carboxylase yields the protein MTQHAARPNGRKTGGAAKDSSAAKGDASGATSAKPPRSAPRAAKRSTKPTLSIVSSNGTTIAPTPARRTTDKDVPLREDIRFLGRLLGDCLREQEGDAAFEVVETIRQTAVRFRRENDRAAGAELDRLLKRLSRDQTNQVVRAFSYFSHLANIAEDQHHNRRRRVHALAGSPPQAGSLQHALEKIDAAGVTGKQLRKFLDEALIVPVLTAHPTEVQRKSILDAEREIARLLAERDLPMTARERDHNTAQLRAKVTTLWQTRMLRDARLTVADEIENALSYYRTTFLRGIPQLMSELEEDIAAVFPATRRRKGAPGDAKTAPLSPFLQMGSWIGGDRDGNPNVTAETLEHAAGQQAQLILDWYLEEVHALGAELSMSMLMVDASPELLALAERSPDHSEHRADEPYRRALIGIYARLAATCKALSGHAATRRPVAPAEPYDSAEAFGADIQVVIDSLRAHHGQALASHRIDALARAIAVFGFHLASVDMRQVSDVHEAVIAELFAAAGIAPDYAALPEQRKLELLLAELRQPRLLTLPWHEYSEQTRKELAIFAAARELRARYGKRVARNYIISHTETLSDLVEVMLLQKESGMLRGTLGSKTDPARMELMVIPLFETIEDLRNAAGIMQSLLDLPGFDAVLAHHGVEQEVMLGYSDSNKDGGFLTSNWELYKAELALVQLFEQRNVKLRLFHGRGGTVGRGGGPTYDAILSQPPGTVNGQIRLTEQGEIINSKFANAEIGRRNLETVVAATLEASLLPQQNAPKDLDTFEAVMQQLSDRAFTAYRDLVYETPGFKDYFFATTPITEIADLNLGSRPASRKLMDKKNRRIEDLRAIPWGFSWGQCRLLLPGWYGFGSAVRSLLDSAPDDKARKQAVTTLRRMVKTWPFFSTLLSNMDMVLAKTDLAVASRYAQLCDDAALRRNVFNRISKEWHLTCDMLALITGHQERLADNPLLARSIKNRFAYLDPLNHLQVELLKRYRAGKDGDDIRVRRGIHLTINGVAAGLRNTG
- a CDS encoding ferritin-like domain-containing protein, coding for MDRMSQRPAREPGTLITPPDARRRGLLKAPGLFALGSLAVITLGESMPAWAQTQSGSTKDDINILNTALGLEYQAIAAYQVGAESGLLQKPVLATAIKFQDHHKAHAQVLAGTVSKLGGTPVTAKKASAYEFPTDKLKTQADVLRFAAGLEKGATSAYLGVLPNFYNRELTRAAGSILGDEAMHWAVLLHALGEDPVPGAFVG